GTAAGTAAACAATAAAATTTTGGAGTTGGAAATATTATTTGATTCATTGTATTAATCAGTATGTTCTTTATTCTAGTCGTCTTCATCATCTACAAATTCTGGCACGCCTGCTGGGGCCGGCTCACCCGCTGTGCCTTCATCGTCACCAAGGGGAGGTGCACAAAGCAGGGACCAGGGCCGGCAAAaagtatgtatatttatatatatactgtatatattctcttaaaaaaatgtgtggtttgactttttatttttttcccttaggaACCTTCGCCTAGAGCCCCTAGTCAGGATTCCCCAGTTCCCTCCAGAGCTCGTGGGAGAGCACGTGGCAGTCGGGGACGTGTAAGTTTCTAAAACATAgttttatttgtaattttttggacttttaataaaatgtgtttttctttttcttacaggGATCCGGACACTCCAACAGGGAAGATGAGGGGTTCATTGTCCCTGAAATCAATAGCGaactcctcatccaactggtggaggcgcgtaCCACTTTATGGGATCACACTGACCACCACCATGCAGACCTTCAGCGAACTTCCCAACCGGAGGGAGATAACTTCCCAACTTTTTGACACCTGGGGGGATCTCTCCATGGCGGATCAAAGGAAATGTGGTAAGTAAACCAATATATACTGTAGTTTTAACACATTCATATTGTTGTTAAACTAACCACatgcttcattttttattttattttttgtattttcacaGTTAAAAAGGTTATCACATGGTGGCGATCGATCCGGGACCGCTTCAAGAGGGAGTACAACCTTGAGGTTCAGGCCCCAAGTGGCTCCGGAGAAACCTCAAGGCCTCCATATATGTATACTGAGGCCTTGGGGTTCCTAAGACGGATGCTGGCGCTGAGAAGGTAACTTTttagaattataatttttttaaataatggaaaTAGCGTTTAATTTCCTCTCCCTCTGCGTGTAAGTGGCTGTGTGAGACAGAGAAGTGTTTTGTGCAGCCCCCTACAGTCGCAGGGACAACTGTTCTGTccctctgagtgtaaggggctgtctgagacagaggagtGTTTTGCCCCTCTGTTTCGGGCAGTCTTCATAAGGTAGAATGCAGCCATAGCATAGAACCTGG
The Bufo gargarizans isolate SCDJY-AF-19 chromosome 2, ASM1485885v1, whole genome shotgun sequence genome window above contains:
- the LOC122927982 gene encoding uncharacterized protein LOC122927982, giving the protein MTVEAHQEGAAAFSVLRLHHLQILARLLGPAHPLCLHRHQGEVHKAGTRAGKKNLRLEPLVRIPQFPPELVGEHVAVGDVDPDTPTGKMRGSLSLKSIANSSSNWWRRVPLYGITLTTTMQTFSELPNRREITSQLFDTWGDLSMADQRKCVKKVITWWRSIRDRFKREYNLEVQAPSGSGETSRPPYMYTEALGFLRRMLALRRTARSTRMPEPPLEEDSTQP